One genomic region from Haladaptatus caseinilyticus encodes:
- a CDS encoding DUF7344 domain-containing protein, with protein MSTSSETTEPIDGSSTSDKGSEHPHQLSKDTIYHLLQVQRRRYALRYLQETTDPVRMRDLAEQVAAWEYKTPIERLVSKERQRTYVNLYQSHLPKLDKEGVIEYDQGRGLVTRTDIARQLDPYLSTSQPHKSETSEENESDVRMTPIRGWAFWYCSGVIVSCGLLTMTIVNFPIVGQVSDQLVLTVIVLLFTLITVGHHVSHQDSRTIGMPD; from the coding sequence ATGAGTACGAGTTCTGAGACAACAGAACCAATTGATGGTAGTTCGACTTCTGACAAGGGGAGTGAGCACCCTCACCAGCTTTCGAAAGATACGATTTACCATCTGTTACAGGTCCAACGCCGACGCTATGCACTCCGCTATCTCCAGGAAACAACGGATCCGGTTCGAATGCGTGATCTCGCTGAACAAGTTGCAGCATGGGAATATAAGACACCGATTGAACGATTAGTGTCGAAAGAACGTCAGCGGACCTATGTCAACTTATATCAGTCACATCTTCCCAAACTCGATAAAGAGGGCGTGATTGAGTATGATCAAGGACGAGGACTCGTGACGCGAACTGACATCGCCAGGCAACTCGATCCGTATCTCTCGACCAGCCAACCACACAAATCGGAAACATCGGAAGAGAATGAATCCGACGTGCGTATGACTCCGATTCGAGGGTGGGCCTTCTGGTATTGTAGTGGAGTGATAGTTAGCTGTGGACTTCTGACGATGACAATTGTTAATTTCCCTATCGTCGGACAAGTGTCTGATCAACTGGTACTGACTGTCATTGTCCTCCTTTTCACACTGATTACGGTGGGACATCACGTGAGCCACCAAGACTCACGGACAATCGGGATGCCAGACTAG
- a CDS encoding ferritin-like domain-containing protein, with translation MTQDPPTKPDTKGIEQTNTSMREQLSSRRTFLAGAAAVGAAGMTGLGMGTAGADEHGSDGDDNDSGSGDNSMNDIDILNYALTLEHLEATFYQEGLDEFSADDFMNADLGCDVCDEVREQIPDQVKVVGEHEAVHVDQLTKVITDLGGTPVEAAEYNFGYETPAEFLGVAMALENTGVAAYAGAAPSIQNSDLLSAALSIHSVEARHAAVFNGVNMESPYPDAFDEAKSMDEVLEIAGQFIVSE, from the coding sequence ATGACCCAGGATCCACCTACCAAACCAGACACCAAAGGCATCGAACAAACGAATACCAGCATGCGCGAGCAACTCAGTTCCCGGCGCACGTTCCTTGCCGGCGCCGCAGCTGTGGGGGCAGCGGGCATGACAGGACTCGGCATGGGGACGGCCGGAGCAGATGAGCATGGATCGGATGGCGATGATAACGACAGCGGTTCCGGAGATAATAGCATGAACGACATTGACATTCTGAATTACGCACTGACCCTTGAACACCTCGAAGCAACCTTCTACCAGGAAGGGCTCGACGAATTCTCTGCTGACGACTTCATGAACGCCGATCTTGGTTGCGACGTCTGTGATGAGGTTCGAGAGCAGATCCCAGACCAGGTCAAAGTCGTTGGTGAGCACGAAGCAGTCCACGTCGACCAGCTCACGAAGGTGATTACGGACCTCGGTGGCACACCCGTCGAAGCCGCTGAGTATAACTTCGGGTACGAGACACCTGCTGAGTTCTTGGGTGTGGCGATGGCACTCGAAAACACGGGTGTGGCTGCCTACGCGGGTGCCGCACCGTCGATCCAGAACAGTGACTTGCTTTCGGCAGCGCTTTCAATTCACAGTGTCGAAGCCCGTCACGCAGCGGTGTTCAACGGTGTGAACATGGAGTCGCCGTATCCAGATGCTTTTGACGAGGCTAAATCGATGGACGAGGTTCTAGAAATCGCTGGCCAGTTCATCGTCTCGGAATAA
- a CDS encoding prenyltransferase gives MARPPQLVLIMIVYWLGAAIAATHGESFHSQRFVIGLVVVLVGSASVHHANEYADAETDELTTRTPFSGGSGALPETGLSPNVALAAGTVSLTATALLVILYWQALPSIAFVVLAIGIALGWQYSVGPLRLAWRGFGELDNAILGGMLLPLYGYVVQTSSLTIEVVLALVPFTAIVFVNLLDTTWPDRTADAAVGKNTLATRWSARRLRTLYTYCTCGFRRRCR, from the coding sequence ATGGCACGACCGCCACAATTAGTGCTTATTATGATCGTCTACTGGCTTGGTGCCGCCATCGCCGCTACACACGGGGAATCCTTCCACTCACAGCGGTTCGTTATCGGTCTCGTAGTCGTGCTTGTGGGATCTGCTAGTGTCCACCACGCAAATGAATATGCCGACGCCGAGACAGACGAACTCACGACTCGGACACCCTTTTCGGGTGGAAGTGGTGCACTCCCTGAAACTGGACTCTCACCAAATGTAGCACTGGCTGCTGGAACTGTATCACTTACAGCGACAGCCTTGCTTGTGATTCTGTATTGGCAGGCACTCCCATCCATTGCGTTCGTCGTGCTTGCGATTGGGATCGCGCTCGGCTGGCAGTATTCTGTCGGCCCACTTCGGTTGGCATGGCGAGGGTTCGGTGAACTGGATAACGCAATTCTTGGTGGGATGCTTCTTCCGCTCTACGGCTATGTTGTCCAAACTAGCAGTCTCACAATAGAGGTCGTACTTGCTCTCGTTCCATTCACAGCAATCGTGTTCGTGAATCTGTTAGACACCACGTGGCCAGACCGAACAGCGGACGCTGCTGTCGGGAAGAACACGCTGGCGACGCGCTGGTCGGCTCGACGACTTCGTACCCTCTACACGTACTGCACGTGTGGTTTTCGGCGGAGATGCCGATGA
- a CDS encoding DUF547 domain-containing protein, with protein MAVRHGENPHEYVRHLARLNDNQLSILQDSHHAALTFWLNLYNATVQYHLESDPGLFDTKRRFFRKPRIDVAGTALSLDAIEHGLLRHSKWKYGLGYIPSLFPSQFERRHRLQYLDPRIHFALNCGAESCPPIVAYSLANIDAELDVSARSFLSQSTTYDTTADVIHVSRLFLYYRGDFGGRSGIYDCLRQYDVLQRSEHPRIKYKPYDWALHKGMYRDIPE; from the coding sequence ATGGCTGTTCGACATGGCGAGAATCCACACGAATACGTGCGCCACCTTGCGAGACTGAACGACAACCAGTTGTCAATTCTGCAGGACAGCCACCACGCGGCACTGACGTTCTGGCTTAATCTATACAACGCCACCGTCCAATATCATCTCGAGAGCGACCCAGGCCTCTTCGATACCAAACGCCGGTTTTTCAGAAAACCTCGTATCGATGTAGCTGGAACTGCACTGAGTCTCGATGCTATTGAACATGGCCTTCTCCGCCATTCAAAATGGAAATATGGACTTGGATACATTCCATCGTTGTTCCCGAGTCAGTTCGAGCGACGACATCGGCTCCAGTACCTTGACCCACGTATCCATTTTGCGCTGAATTGCGGAGCTGAGAGCTGTCCACCGATCGTGGCATATAGTCTCGCGAATATCGACGCTGAACTCGACGTGAGTGCGCGGTCGTTTCTCTCTCAATCAACAACGTATGACACCACCGCAGATGTTATTCATGTCTCTCGCCTGTTTCTGTATTATCGCGGAGATTTCGGTGGACGGAGCGGCATCTACGACTGTCTTCGTCAGTACGATGTGCTTCAGCGATCCGAACACCCTCGTATCAAGTACAAACCATATGATTGGGCGCTCCACAAAGGAATGTATCGGGATATTCCCGAGTAA
- a CDS encoding spondin domain-containing protein → MRQTDSKEWSSDTCRHAESTARRTIRTHSQVSRRQILRRTAQLSAGSVVGSSLLTGAPVVSAQTETGTGGERSQAGTAFRVRIENVSSEMTLQPAEGQPQPVPLSPGAYAVFMRSNPIFTPGKQDRGQGVEGIAEDGDPTQLGESLPNQDGVTTSGVFDTPVDGNEPSPIGPGQSYQFMTQAMPGERLTFATMFVPSNDLFFSPDESGIALFDGTGHPIQGNVTPQVLLWDAGTEQNQAPGVGPDQVERQSSPNTGPEETQPVRLVSAANDGYQYPAVSQVINVTVVPQVAMNQDGQGNETGMGNQSGMETETPGGGGSN, encoded by the coding sequence ATGAGACAGACCGACAGCAAGGAATGGAGTTCTGACACCTGCAGACACGCAGAGTCAACAGCAAGGAGAACCATTCGAACTCACTCACAAGTATCACGCCGCCAGATACTACGAAGAACAGCACAACTGAGTGCAGGAAGTGTTGTAGGGAGTTCACTTCTGACTGGTGCTCCTGTGGTAAGCGCACAAACTGAAACCGGAACGGGCGGAGAACGCTCGCAAGCGGGAACAGCATTTCGCGTCCGCATTGAGAACGTTTCCTCGGAGATGACCTTACAGCCAGCAGAAGGGCAACCCCAGCCAGTTCCACTTTCACCCGGTGCATATGCAGTGTTCATGAGGTCAAACCCGATTTTCACACCTGGTAAGCAGGATCGGGGCCAGGGAGTAGAGGGAATCGCAGAGGATGGTGATCCAACCCAACTCGGCGAGTCACTGCCGAACCAAGACGGTGTGACAACTAGCGGTGTCTTCGATACTCCCGTTGATGGAAATGAACCCAGTCCAATTGGCCCGGGGCAGTCGTACCAGTTTATGACCCAGGCAATGCCTGGTGAACGCCTCACGTTCGCAACGATGTTTGTGCCATCGAATGATCTCTTTTTCAGTCCCGACGAATCGGGAATTGCTCTCTTTGATGGCACAGGCCATCCGATTCAAGGAAATGTCACACCGCAGGTTCTGTTGTGGGATGCAGGAACGGAGCAAAACCAGGCGCCAGGTGTCGGGCCTGATCAAGTCGAACGACAATCATCGCCCAACACGGGACCAGAGGAAACCCAGCCAGTCCGACTAGTGAGTGCGGCAAACGATGGCTATCAGTATCCAGCCGTGAGCCAAGTCATCAATGTGACTGTCGTTCCGCAGGTGGCAATGAATCAGGATGGACAGGGAAATGAGACGGGGATGGGGAACCAGTCGGGAATGGAGACCGAAACGCCAGGCGGTGGCGGTAGCAATTGA
- a CDS encoding DM13 domain-containing protein has protein sequence MQVSVTKLVVVGIVTVVLVVVGGPLVADVFLPEQSTTVSEAAVPADATAIKTGTFNGADSAHDVSGTVTLYRDSDGHFLRFEAYEQTQGPDVFVYLTPAANPETEADIEAGTKVRIDGGADGGESTKEGTFTQRLPADFEPQEYNGVSIWCDDFSVPFGSATLSDV, from the coding sequence ATGCAAGTGAGTGTCACCAAACTCGTCGTGGTTGGAATCGTCACCGTCGTTCTCGTGGTCGTCGGCGGTCCGCTGGTCGCCGACGTTTTCCTTCCCGAACAATCTACGACTGTGAGCGAAGCAGCCGTTCCGGCTGATGCGACCGCGATAAAGACGGGAACGTTCAACGGTGCTGATAGTGCCCACGACGTGTCGGGAACTGTGACTCTCTATCGCGACAGTGATGGGCATTTCCTTCGCTTCGAAGCGTATGAGCAGACACAAGGACCTGATGTATTCGTGTATCTGACACCCGCGGCAAACCCCGAAACAGAGGCAGATATTGAGGCTGGAACGAAAGTGCGCATTGACGGCGGGGCGGACGGTGGCGAGAGTACGAAAGAGGGGACGTTCACCCAACGACTTCCCGCCGATTTCGAACCTCAAGAGTACAACGGTGTGAGTATTTGGTGCGATGATTTCAGTGTTCCGTTCGGGTCAGCAACGCTCTCGGATGTCTGA
- a CDS encoding histidine kinase: MGTETATTDEVTAEQTSPRYGPWLGAVIAGLAGGVAMGILLLILSPDALTIVIPALYGLSGGIAGWFIHLSNSAIFGVIFAAMISLTSLHKYAESERASIGLGAIYGVVLWVLTGSIILPLWLQVVGVPAAPAVPTFALPSLVWHLAYGVVLGAVYPYVRTI, encoded by the coding sequence ATGGGAACAGAAACAGCAACGACTGATGAAGTTACCGCGGAACAAACTTCTCCAAGATATGGCCCGTGGTTAGGGGCGGTTATCGCCGGGCTCGCGGGTGGTGTCGCAATGGGCATCCTTCTACTCATTCTGAGCCCAGACGCCCTTACAATTGTAATCCCTGCTCTGTATGGACTGAGCGGCGGCATTGCTGGCTGGTTCATCCATCTCTCGAACAGCGCGATTTTCGGTGTTATCTTCGCCGCCATGATCTCACTGACCTCATTACACAAATACGCTGAGAGTGAGCGGGCAAGCATCGGCCTTGGGGCGATCTATGGGGTGGTGTTATGGGTCCTGACCGGTTCAATCATTCTCCCGCTGTGGCTGCAGGTTGTCGGCGTTCCAGCTGCACCAGCAGTGCCAACGTTCGCGTTGCCAAGCCTTGTTTGGCACCTCGCGTATGGCGTTGTTCTGGGTGCAGTGTATCCGTACGTTCGAACCATCTAA
- a CDS encoding transcription initiation factor IIB, with protein sequence MRRLTRRMTDDETEHTTKEHKGVQNCPECDSQTLLTSADGSELVCEDCGLIIEERTVDRGPEWRAFNHQERERKSRVGAPITKTMHDKGLTTNIDWKDRDASGHALSAEKRNQMHRLRKWQGRIRTKDAGERNLKFALSEIDRMASALGIPRSIREVACVLYRRALDEDLIRGRSIEGIATSCLYAACRTENIPRSFEEMEEVSRVRRKEITRSYMYLGRELGLEIHPANPKQYVPRFCSALGCSDAVEAKTNELLDIATTEGLLSGKSPTSCAAAAIYAASLLCDEQQTQQAVADVAQVTEVTIRNRYQEQIDALDLN encoded by the coding sequence ATGAGACGCCTTACCCGTCGGATGACAGACGACGAGACGGAGCACACTACCAAGGAACATAAAGGCGTCCAGAACTGTCCTGAATGCGACTCACAAACACTGCTCACGAGCGCAGACGGGAGTGAACTCGTCTGTGAGGACTGTGGCTTAATTATTGAAGAGCGGACCGTCGACCGGGGACCAGAGTGGCGAGCGTTCAACCATCAAGAGCGCGAACGCAAGTCCCGGGTCGGCGCGCCGATCACCAAGACCATGCACGACAAAGGTCTCACTACGAATATCGACTGGAAAGACCGAGATGCATCCGGTCACGCGCTGTCCGCCGAAAAACGCAACCAGATGCACCGACTGCGAAAATGGCAAGGACGAATCCGGACGAAAGATGCTGGTGAGCGCAACCTCAAGTTCGCGCTCTCCGAGATCGACCGGATGGCGAGCGCACTCGGTATCCCGCGCTCGATTCGCGAAGTTGCCTGTGTACTGTACCGGCGTGCATTGGATGAGGACCTGATTCGAGGCCGCTCGATCGAAGGGATTGCGACCAGTTGTCTCTATGCAGCGTGTCGTACGGAGAATATTCCGCGGAGTTTCGAGGAGATGGAAGAAGTATCGCGTGTGAGACGCAAAGAAATCACCCGCTCATATATGTATCTTGGACGGGAACTCGGACTCGAAATCCACCCGGCGAACCCGAAACAGTACGTCCCTCGGTTTTGTTCAGCACTTGGATGCAGTGATGCCGTTGAAGCGAAAACGAACGAACTGCTCGACATCGCGACAACAGAGGGCCTGCTCTCGGGAAAATCACCCACTAGTTGCGCCGCGGCCGCGATTTACGCCGCGTCACTCCTGTGTGATGAACAACAGACACAGCAGGCCGTCGCTGATGTTGCACAGGTCACCGAAGTCACCATTCGCAACCGGTATCAAGAACAAATCGACGCACTCGATCTCAACTAA